The following proteins are co-located in the Bacteroidota bacterium genome:
- a CDS encoding nuclear transport factor 2 family protein has product MENQKLPLPPFTLETALQKIKMAEDAWNSKDPERVCMAYTIDTEWRNRKEFINGREEVKAFLKRKWEAEKHYKLKKELWAFRENRIAVRFEYEYQDANGQWWRAYGNENWEFDENGFMAKRYASINDLAINETDRKLL; this is encoded by the coding sequence ATGGAAAATCAAAAACTACCATTGCCTCCATTTACTTTGGAAACTGCTCTTCAAAAAATAAAAATGGCTGAAGATGCTTGGAATAGCAAAGACCCAGAGCGTGTATGTATGGCTTATACCATTGATACCGAATGGAGAAATCGGAAGGAATTTATTAATGGCCGTGAAGAAGTAAAAGCATTTTTAAAACGCAAATGGGAAGCAGAGAAACATTATAAACTTAAAAAAGAATTGTGGGCATTTAGAGAAAATAGAATCGCAGTTCGTTTTGAATATGAATACCAAGACGCTAACGGGCAATGGTGGCGGGCCTATGGCAATGAAAATTGGGAGTTTGATGAAAATGGTTTCATGGCAAAAAGATATGCCAGCATTAATGATTTAGCTATTAATGAAACTGACAGAAAATTATTGTAA
- a CDS encoding MOSC N-terminal beta barrel domain-containing protein produces MKYTPTLSKITIYPVKSLDGISLQKAVVTHGGCLLHDREYAITNEEGNYIIGKSNPLVHSLRTEFDLENSIISFRRQNESIVSQFNLTNERSLIEKYLSDYFGEYIKFHQNKTGRFLDIPDLSGVTVISNSSLETVSSWYNNLDVEEARRRFRATLEIANVPAFWEDYLFTADGSRVEFKIGEVTIQGVNPRARCVVPTRHPLTGEVLFGFPKIFAKHRAETLPVWSALESHGHYYHLSVDCYIAPSEIGKSLSVGDELRIG; encoded by the coding sequence ATGAAATATACACCGACACTAAGCAAAATTACTATATATCCGGTAAAATCACTCGATGGGATTTCCTTACAGAAAGCGGTGGTGACGCATGGTGGGTGCCTGTTGCATGATAGAGAATATGCAATTACAAATGAGGAAGGAAACTATATTATTGGTAAGTCTAATCCATTAGTGCATAGCCTACGAACGGAATTCGATTTAGAAAACAGTATCATATCTTTTCGACGTCAAAATGAAAGCATTGTAAGTCAATTTAATTTAACGAATGAACGCTCGCTAATTGAAAAATATCTTTCTGATTATTTTGGAGAATATATAAAATTTCACCAAAATAAAACTGGGCGTTTTTTGGATATACCCGATTTAAGTGGTGTTACAGTTATTTCGAATAGTAGTCTCGAAACTGTTTCATCATGGTATAATAATTTAGATGTGGAGGAAGCTAGAAGAAGATTTAGAGCAACATTAGAAATAGCGAATGTACCTGCTTTTTGGGAGGATTATTTATTCACTGCTGACGGTTCCCGTGTTGAATTTAAAATAGGAGAGGTTACCATACAAGGGGTGAATCCCCGAGCGAGATGTGTCGTCCCAACCCGTCATCCGCTTACAGGTGAGGTTTTATTTGGATTCCCAAAAATATTTGCTAAACATCGTGCAGAAACTTTGCCAGTGTGGTCAGCATTAGAATCGCACGGGCATTATTATCATTTATCGGTTGATTGTTATATCGCTCCTTCTGAAATTGGCAAATCATTATCGGTAGGAGATGAATTGAGAATAGGGTAA